The following are from one region of the Leptospira yasudae genome:
- a CDS encoding flavin-containing monooxygenase: protein MKSNVKVCVVGAGPSGIAAAKNCVQYGLDVVVFEKNDKVGGNWVFNSKTGHSSVYENTHIISSKAWSEYEDFPMPDDYPEYPNHKQLQAYFESYAKHFGVYKKIRFNHTIQKITRTEDGDWKVEFLDASKKKKTEIFDVLMVANGHHWNPKYPEYEGKFTGKFLHSHDFKGVTNEWKGKDVLVIGGGNSACDVAVESARVANSVKLSMRSPQWFFPKFLFGMPSDVFAAKTPSWIPSIIKQWTLTKMLHVLQGSYKNYGLPVNTTLALSHHPTLNSDLLDFIRHGRIKPRPAIKKLHGKEVEFVDGTKEKFDIICACTGFWTTFPFFDKSFIDFQHVEKIPLFRKMMHNDYQNLYFIGLFQPVGCIWPMADYQAKLACMEILGKYKRPKNLKEAIRYEIEHPHFTFGGGQRHAVEVDYHAFRKELQLELLKAGIDIGKPPGGNKKLYKDFSKQAV from the coding sequence ATGAAGTCGAATGTCAAAGTCTGCGTCGTAGGCGCGGGGCCTAGCGGTATCGCGGCCGCAAAGAATTGCGTTCAATACGGGTTGGACGTGGTCGTTTTCGAAAAGAACGACAAGGTCGGAGGGAACTGGGTCTTTAACTCGAAAACCGGACACTCCAGCGTTTACGAAAACACGCATATCATCAGCTCCAAGGCTTGGTCCGAATACGAAGACTTCCCGATGCCGGACGATTATCCGGAATATCCGAATCATAAACAACTTCAGGCTTACTTCGAATCCTACGCGAAACATTTCGGAGTGTATAAGAAGATCCGATTCAATCATACGATTCAAAAAATCACAAGAACGGAAGACGGAGATTGGAAGGTGGAGTTTCTCGACGCTTCCAAAAAGAAGAAGACCGAAATCTTCGACGTTCTCATGGTAGCCAACGGTCATCACTGGAATCCGAAATATCCGGAATACGAAGGAAAATTCACGGGCAAGTTCCTGCATTCGCACGACTTTAAGGGAGTGACCAACGAGTGGAAGGGTAAGGACGTTCTCGTGATCGGAGGCGGTAATTCCGCCTGCGACGTTGCGGTCGAATCCGCGCGCGTCGCAAACAGCGTGAAGTTGTCGATGAGAAGTCCTCAGTGGTTTTTTCCGAAATTTCTTTTCGGTATGCCTTCCGACGTGTTCGCGGCAAAGACGCCGAGTTGGATTCCGTCCATCATAAAACAATGGACTCTTACGAAGATGCTTCACGTCTTACAGGGTTCTTATAAGAATTACGGTCTTCCCGTTAATACGACATTAGCGCTCAGTCATCACCCGACTTTGAATTCGGATCTTCTCGATTTTATCCGTCACGGAAGAATCAAACCTCGTCCTGCGATCAAAAAACTTCACGGAAAGGAAGTCGAGTTCGTGGACGGAACCAAGGAGAAGTTCGACATCATCTGCGCCTGCACCGGATTTTGGACGACGTTTCCGTTCTTTGATAAATCGTTTATCGATTTTCAACACGTCGAAAAGATTCCTCTCTTCCGTAAAATGATGCACAACGATTATCAGAATTTGTATTTTATCGGTTTGTTTCAGCCGGTGGGTTGTATTTGGCCGATGGCGGATTATCAGGCGAAACTCGCGTGTATGGAAATTCTCGGTAAATACAAACGACCTAAGAATTTAAAGGAAGCGATTCGATACGAAATCGAACACCCTCACTTTACGTTCGGCGGCGGCCAAAGACACGCCGTCGAAGTGGATTATCACGCGTTCCGTAAAGAACTTCAATTGGAACTTCTCAAAGCAGGGATCGATATCGGCAAACCGCCGGGCGGTAACAAGAAGCTGTATAAGGATTTCTCGAAACAAGCGGTTTAG
- a CDS encoding SDR family oxidoreductase — MKVLPSQLAGKKVFISGGSTGIGKGLAVACAKAGASVIVSARKKQTLEAAVRELRKVGSQDAIFDSVVADVSKPDQVKKAAKSALKILGGLDLLVCNSGYAKVGRVGDLEESDFRDLMEVNYFGHVNVVRAFHDHFVKQGSGDIILISSMLATFSIYGYGAYSASKFAITGFAQSLRQEMMLHGVRVKIFLPPTTNTPGLEKENRDKPDLVKEIEMGSAINAVHSVEKVADAFIRWLPKKKFLGYATWDSWLQYFLARHFPEWTLQIADGELRSAQKRLNQKAQAGS, encoded by the coding sequence ATGAAAGTCCTTCCTTCTCAACTCGCAGGTAAGAAAGTTTTTATTTCCGGTGGTTCCACGGGAATCGGAAAAGGACTCGCCGTAGCGTGTGCAAAAGCGGGCGCAAGCGTAATCGTATCCGCGAGAAAAAAACAAACCCTAGAAGCGGCGGTCCGCGAACTGCGTAAGGTCGGATCTCAAGACGCGATCTTCGATTCGGTCGTCGCCGACGTTTCCAAACCGGACCAGGTAAAAAAGGCCGCAAAAAGCGCGCTTAAAATATTGGGAGGACTCGACCTGCTCGTATGTAACAGCGGTTATGCGAAAGTGGGCAGAGTCGGCGATCTGGAAGAATCCGATTTTCGCGATCTAATGGAAGTGAATTATTTCGGACACGTCAACGTGGTCCGCGCCTTTCACGATCACTTCGTCAAACAAGGATCAGGCGATATCATCCTGATTTCCTCCATGCTCGCCACGTTTTCGATCTACGGATACGGAGCTTATTCCGCGAGTAAGTTTGCGATCACAGGATTTGCACAATCCCTGCGGCAGGAGATGATGCTCCACGGGGTTCGGGTGAAAATTTTTCTGCCGCCTACTACGAACACGCCCGGATTGGAAAAAGAGAATCGGGACAAACCGGATCTCGTGAAGGAGATCGAGATGGGTTCGGCGATCAACGCGGTTCATTCCGTGGAAAAAGTCGCGGACGCATTCATACGTTGGCTGCCTAAGAAAAAGTTTCTCGGATACGCAACTTGGGATTCTTGGCTTCAGTATTTTTTAGCGAGACATTTTCCGGAATGGACGTTGCAGATCGCGGACGGAGAACTTAGGTCCGCTCAAAAACGTTTGAATCAAAAAGCGCAAGCGGGCTCTTGA
- a CDS encoding ABC transporter permease: MNLQAIKSIYLFEMSRTWRTLFQSIASPVISTSLYFVVFGSAIGSRIQEVDGVGYGSFIVPGLIMLSLLTESISNSSFGIYFPKFTGTIYEILAAPISMFEIVIGFVGAAATKSVILGTIMLATASLFVPVKIAHPFVMVLFLLLTSISFSLFGFIIGIWADSFEKLQIIPLLIITPLVFLGGSFYSANMLPPFWQKVTLFNPVLYLVSGFRWSFYEIADVSVGVSLTMVFVFLTICLTLVWLIFKTGYKIKK; this comes from the coding sequence ATGAATCTGCAAGCCATCAAATCCATTTATCTCTTCGAGATGTCCAGAACCTGGAGAACCCTATTTCAAAGCATCGCTTCTCCCGTAATTTCCACGTCGCTCTACTTCGTCGTCTTCGGTTCGGCGATCGGTTCCAGAATTCAGGAAGTGGACGGAGTCGGTTACGGTTCGTTTATCGTTCCGGGACTCATCATGTTGTCCTTGCTGACGGAAAGTATTTCCAATTCCTCCTTCGGAATTTATTTCCCTAAGTTTACAGGAACGATTTATGAAATTCTCGCGGCGCCGATTTCCATGTTCGAAATCGTGATCGGTTTCGTAGGAGCGGCGGCAACCAAATCCGTGATTCTCGGAACGATCATGCTTGCGACGGCTTCGTTGTTTGTTCCCGTTAAAATCGCGCATCCGTTCGTGATGGTTTTGTTTCTTTTACTGACTTCGATCTCTTTCAGTTTATTCGGATTCATCATCGGAATCTGGGCCGATAGTTTCGAAAAACTTCAGATCATTCCTTTGCTGATCATCACGCCCCTCGTGTTTTTGGGAGGAAGTTTTTATTCCGCGAATATGCTTCCGCCGTTTTGGCAAAAGGTCACCCTCTTCAATCCGGTTCTGTATTTGGTGAGCGGATTCCGCTGGAGTTTTTACGAAATCGCCGACGTAAGCGTAGGCGTAAGTCTTACGATGGTATTCGTGTTTCTTACGATCTGTCTAACTCTCGTTTGGCTGATTTTTAAAACCGGTTATAAAATCAAAAAGTGA
- a CDS encoding ABC transporter ATP-binding protein, whose product MKPKTKSSVVSVKNLSKFYGNGFQALKNVSLEIEDGEIIALLGPNGAGKTTLISVICGIVNPSDGSVEVKGKNILKDFRFTRSQIGLVPQELSVHAFESVWATVCFTRGLYGKSPNPDYIEKLLKSLSLWEKKDQMILTLSGGMKRRVLIAKALAHEPKVLFLDEPTAGVDVELRKDMWNIVRNLRENGVTIILTTHYIEEAEEIADRIGVMNKGELILVEDKKELMHKLGKKQLLIDLNQTLKKIPAGLKTKGLEIVNNGKQLLYTYDSHGKQTGISALLQDLKKAKIDFKDLNTTQSSLEEIFVQLVKESQ is encoded by the coding sequence ATGAAACCGAAAACGAAGTCATCCGTTGTCTCCGTGAAAAATCTTTCTAAATTCTACGGGAACGGATTCCAAGCGTTGAAAAACGTCTCTTTGGAAATCGAAGACGGAGAAATCATCGCGTTGCTCGGTCCGAACGGCGCGGGCAAAACGACCTTAATTTCCGTAATCTGCGGAATCGTAAATCCGAGCGACGGCTCCGTCGAAGTCAAAGGCAAAAACATTCTCAAAGACTTTCGATTTACGAGATCGCAGATCGGATTGGTTCCGCAGGAATTGAGCGTTCACGCATTCGAATCCGTATGGGCCACGGTTTGTTTTACGAGAGGGTTGTACGGAAAATCGCCTAACCCCGATTATATTGAAAAACTTTTAAAATCCCTTTCCCTTTGGGAAAAGAAGGATCAGATGATTCTTACCTTATCGGGAGGAATGAAACGCAGGGTTCTGATCGCAAAGGCCCTCGCCCACGAGCCTAAGGTCCTCTTTTTGGACGAACCTACCGCGGGAGTCGACGTGGAACTCCGAAAGGATATGTGGAACATCGTCCGCAATCTCAGAGAAAACGGAGTCACGATCATCTTAACGACGCATTACATCGAGGAAGCAGAAGAAATCGCGGATCGGATCGGCGTAATGAACAAGGGAGAATTGATCCTTGTCGAAGATAAAAAGGAACTCATGCACAAACTCGGCAAGAAGCAGTTGCTGATCGATTTGAATCAGACGTTGAAGAAGATTCCGGCCGGTTTAAAAACGAAAGGGCTCGAGATCGTAAACAACGGGAAACAACTTCTATACACGTATGATTCCCACGGAAAACAGACTGGAATCTCCGCGCTATTGCAAGACTTGAAAAAAGCGAAGATCGATTTCAAGGATCTGAATACGACTCAGAGTTCTCTGGAAGAAATTTTCGTTCAATTGGTAAAGGAGTCACAATGA
- a CDS encoding SpoIIE family protein phosphatase — protein sequence MLRPPKRTIRIFVTIAFFCFVSFIATDCKRSVEPFPKAKDGILSLNGNTLESGTILPLEGEWEISEGFGSKQKLGTIQVPGFWETSEFPNFKGNAFGTATYKLKVTGLTPGEYAIKFHEIHNAYRAYINGKLALEFGKPSLDPKEEVRRIGKPIVHFPIGEKDTTLEITLEVSNWFEGVGGIRRTPELGTFSTIAGTDKTRRNLDFLTFGALLFFGFSSFFFYLLTKEESSSLYLSSVCAILALRILFTEEHYIFEIFPNFPPILEFRIDLGSLFVLAAVFLSYIRSLFPNEFKTLAFRIFLVPNWIVFGIFWFLKGDPLELLVEAYLYYMIALILVVFVVMIRAILHKRTGSFVFLASCLLLLIGALNDTLSRLGLIPTPFIVPYTFLLFIAFQSLLISIRYRSLLKFTDILNQELQIKFRAISASVQEAILVSDISGKILFWNEGAVKIFGWSAEEILDSPLEKILPERNRNKHRNGVRRYFTSKRRRKTPKPIEMIGLRKDDTEFSLELSLTDWMVEKDHYIGIIIRDVTQRKNLEFQRDNALNLLQSDLQTAEKLQKSMFPNPHSKDWPFLWTVKYLPMGPIGGDIYDIRKTGNGCWRFFIADATGHGTQAALLTMAIKADYDALKESESEPGIILEQLNERILPMFKTLNSLFTAFVLDWDPKTGNVQYASGGHPEQVILSKNSKISLPKTGPILGLKTAAKFNTKSFHFEDPFRLFLFSDGAFEVFDKSLMQLYGEERFHSYLQENLYTPIQEILDSHLQSLYRFRQSQDLTDDLTLLAVSLGEGA from the coding sequence ATGCTTCGACCGCCGAAACGAACGATTCGCATTTTCGTTACGATCGCATTCTTCTGTTTCGTTTCTTTTATTGCAACGGATTGCAAACGTTCCGTCGAACCCTTTCCCAAAGCGAAGGATGGAATTCTTTCGCTAAACGGAAACACGCTCGAGAGCGGAACCATTCTTCCCTTGGAAGGAGAATGGGAAATCTCGGAAGGGTTCGGTTCGAAACAAAAGCTCGGCACGATTCAAGTTCCCGGCTTTTGGGAAACGAGTGAATTCCCGAACTTCAAAGGCAACGCGTTCGGAACCGCGACGTATAAACTCAAAGTAACCGGACTTACTCCCGGCGAATATGCGATCAAGTTTCATGAGATCCACAACGCATATCGAGCCTATATCAACGGAAAACTCGCTTTAGAATTCGGAAAACCGTCCCTCGATCCCAAAGAAGAAGTCCGCAGAATCGGCAAACCGATCGTTCACTTTCCGATCGGAGAAAAGGATACAACGCTTGAAATCACATTAGAAGTTTCGAATTGGTTTGAAGGAGTCGGAGGCATCCGGAGAACCCCCGAACTCGGCACGTTTTCTACAATCGCCGGAACGGACAAGACGAGAAGGAATTTGGACTTTCTTACGTTCGGAGCCTTATTGTTTTTCGGATTTTCAAGCTTCTTCTTTTATCTTCTCACAAAGGAAGAATCCTCGTCGCTTTATCTTTCCTCCGTATGCGCCATCCTCGCGCTGAGAATTTTATTTACCGAAGAACATTATATTTTTGAAATATTCCCGAACTTTCCTCCGATTCTCGAATTTAGAATCGACCTAGGAAGTCTCTTCGTATTAGCGGCGGTCTTTCTGAGTTACATTCGTTCCTTGTTCCCGAACGAATTCAAGACCCTTGCCTTCCGCATCTTTCTCGTTCCGAATTGGATCGTGTTCGGGATTTTTTGGTTCCTGAAGGGTGATCCGCTCGAACTTCTCGTAGAGGCCTATCTGTATTATATGATCGCGCTGATCTTAGTTGTCTTTGTAGTGATGATCCGCGCCATTCTTCATAAACGAACCGGTTCGTTCGTGTTTTTAGCCTCTTGTCTTTTGCTTTTGATCGGAGCGCTCAACGACACGTTGTCGCGCCTGGGACTTATCCCGACTCCGTTTATCGTTCCGTATACGTTTCTGTTGTTCATCGCGTTTCAATCGCTTCTGATTTCCATTCGATACAGAAGTCTCCTCAAGTTTACGGACATCCTCAATCAGGAACTTCAGATTAAATTCAGGGCGATTTCCGCATCGGTGCAGGAAGCGATTCTAGTCTCGGACATATCGGGAAAAATTCTTTTTTGGAACGAAGGCGCCGTAAAAATTTTCGGATGGAGCGCAGAAGAAATCCTCGATTCTCCCTTGGAAAAAATCCTTCCGGAAAGAAATCGAAACAAACACCGAAACGGTGTTAGGCGTTATTTCACTTCCAAACGAAGAAGAAAAACTCCGAAGCCGATCGAAATGATCGGATTGAGAAAAGACGACACGGAATTTTCGCTCGAACTTTCGCTTACGGATTGGATGGTCGAAAAGGATCATTATATCGGAATCATCATCCGGGACGTAACACAAAGAAAAAATCTCGAATTTCAGAGGGACAACGCGTTGAATCTGCTTCAATCGGATCTGCAGACCGCGGAAAAATTGCAGAAGTCCATGTTCCCGAATCCTCATTCCAAGGACTGGCCGTTTTTATGGACCGTCAAATATCTTCCGATGGGACCGATCGGCGGTGATATATACGACATTCGTAAAACCGGAAACGGATGCTGGAGATTCTTCATAGCGGATGCGACGGGTCACGGAACCCAAGCCGCGCTTTTGACGATGGCGATCAAAGCCGATTACGACGCTCTGAAGGAATCCGAATCGGAGCCCGGAATCATATTAGAACAATTGAATGAACGAATCCTCCCCATGTTCAAAACGCTGAATTCCCTTTTTACGGCGTTCGTCTTGGATTGGGATCCTAAAACGGGAAACGTACAATACGCCTCGGGAGGGCACCCCGAACAGGTGATTCTTTCCAAAAATTCCAAAATTTCTCTCCCGAAAACGGGTCCGATTTTAGGTTTAAAAACCGCCGCTAAATTTAATACGAAGTCGTTTCATTTCGAAGATCCGTTTCGGCTTTTTCTGTTTTCGGACGGAGCCTTCGAAGTATTTGATAAAAGTCTAATGCAACTCTACGGAGAAGAACGGTTCCATTCTTATTTACAGGAAAATCTTTACACTCCGATTCAGGAGATCTTGGATTCTCATCTTCAGAGCCTATATCGATTCAGGCAATCACAGGATTTAACGGACGATTTGACGTTGCTTGCGGTTTCGCTCGGAGAAGGAGCGTAA